One genomic segment of Pseudoalteromonas sp. GCY includes these proteins:
- the lysC gene encoding lysine-sensitive aspartokinase 3: protein MNSQYVVAKFGGTSVADFEAMSRCAHIVRDNPNVRVVVVSACAGVTNHLVTLTQQKEDEAGRKAVVAAVENIQQAIIDQVSLDADLAEGYKQTFSEFESLASLPALSRQQCDEMLSFGERFSSYLFTQILRNNQVQASRFDVRKVLKTDNQFGKANPNVAATREAAQTSLVALLGDTVQVTQGFIGSDQYGQTTTLGRGGSDYSAALLAEAIDASSVHIWTDVIGIFSTDPRLCAKARPIPRLSFDEAAEMATFGAKVLHPATILPASRKGISVFVGSSRDPQAGGTWIEKEKTAQAGIRAVTQRKNQILLTLKSPEMLLASGFLARIFTILSNYNISVDLVTTSEISVALTLDNAPNASRPELEQACLDELGEFCHVTVENNLTLVAMIGSEIQLKKCQLNLMDVLSEFNIRLICHGASKHNLCFLVEQQESDQVVQSIHAKLLEVA, encoded by the coding sequence ATGAATTCGCAGTATGTTGTAGCCAAATTTGGCGGTACCAGTGTCGCTGACTTTGAAGCTATGTCTCGTTGTGCTCACATTGTTCGTGACAACCCAAATGTTCGAGTGGTCGTTGTGAGTGCATGTGCTGGCGTAACCAATCACCTTGTAACGCTAACCCAACAAAAGGAAGATGAAGCCGGGCGCAAAGCAGTTGTTGCAGCGGTTGAAAACATACAGCAAGCGATTATCGACCAAGTGTCTTTGGATGCTGATCTTGCTGAGGGTTACAAGCAAACTTTCAGTGAATTTGAAAGCCTTGCGAGTTTACCAGCACTTAGCAGACAGCAATGCGATGAAATGCTGAGCTTTGGCGAACGTTTTTCTTCTTATTTGTTTACCCAAATATTACGTAATAACCAAGTTCAGGCGTCGCGCTTTGATGTGCGTAAAGTGCTTAAAACAGATAATCAATTTGGTAAAGCGAATCCGAATGTTGCAGCTACGCGTGAAGCCGCGCAAACCAGTTTGGTCGCACTACTTGGCGACACAGTGCAGGTGACGCAAGGGTTTATTGGTAGTGACCAATACGGCCAGACGACCACGCTGGGTCGTGGAGGCTCTGACTATAGTGCTGCATTGTTAGCTGAGGCAATTGATGCGTCTAGCGTGCATATTTGGACCGATGTCATTGGTATTTTTAGTACTGATCCGCGCTTGTGCGCAAAGGCTAGACCTATTCCTCGTTTAAGTTTCGATGAAGCGGCTGAAATGGCTACATTTGGTGCTAAGGTGTTACATCCCGCAACCATATTACCAGCTAGTCGTAAAGGTATTTCAGTATTTGTTGGTTCAAGTCGTGATCCGCAAGCGGGTGGTACTTGGATTGAAAAAGAGAAAACGGCGCAGGCAGGCATTCGCGCTGTGACACAACGTAAAAACCAAATACTATTGACGCTAAAAAGCCCTGAAATGCTCCTTGCTAGCGGCTTTTTGGCTCGTATCTTCACCATTCTAAGCAATTACAATATATCGGTTGACTTGGTAACGACTTCGGAAATTAGTGTCGCGCTTACGCTAGATAATGCGCCGAATGCTTCTCGACCAGAGTTAGAACAAGCTTGTTTGGATGAACTTGGCGAGTTTTGTCATGTGACCGTTGAAAATAATCTTACTTTAGTGGCCATGATAGGTTCTGAGATCCAGTTGAAGAAGTGTCAACTTAACCTCATGGATGTGTTGTCAGAGTTCAATATTCGACTAATATGCCATGGTGCGAGCAAGCACAATCTGTGCTTTTTAGTTGAGCAACAGGAGTCAGATCAGGTCGTGCAGTCAATTCATGCTAAATTACTAGAGGTTGCGTAA
- a CDS encoding DUF924 family protein, producing MNYKDVYEFWFVECTESDWWKKSADFDRIIKNRFGILHQMAHQGELSSWRATPLGALCEIIILDQFSRNIFRDTPEAFASDPLALSLTQHAIEKGYHRQLNDTELMFLYLPMMHSESRIIHRAADHYFRDLPNYDFEVAHKKIIDRFGRYPHRNEILNRDSTEEEMDFLETPDSSF from the coding sequence ATGAATTATAAAGACGTCTACGAATTCTGGTTTGTTGAATGCACTGAATCAGACTGGTGGAAGAAGTCTGCGGACTTTGATCGCATAATAAAAAATCGCTTCGGTATTTTGCACCAAATGGCGCACCAAGGTGAGCTTTCGAGCTGGAGAGCGACACCTCTTGGCGCGCTGTGCGAAATCATTATCTTAGATCAGTTTTCACGCAATATATTCAGAGACACTCCAGAGGCGTTTGCCAGTGATCCTTTGGCGCTGAGCCTCACCCAACACGCCATCGAAAAGGGCTATCACCGACAGCTTAACGATACTGAATTGATGTTTTTATACCTACCTATGATGCACAGCGAAAGTCGCATCATACACCGTGCCGCGGATCATTATTTTCGAGACCTGCCTAACTATGATTTTGAAGTCGCGCATAAAAAAATTATCGATAGATTTGGCCGTTACCCCCATCGAAATGAAATACTCAATCGCGATTCAACAGAAGAAGAAATGGACTTTCTAGAGACGCCCGACTCGAGTTTCTGA
- a CDS encoding sodium-dependent transporter — protein MAHTRDGFQSRLGFVLAAAGAAVGLGNIWGFPTQAANHGGGAFLLVYFAVIFLLALPALYTELYLGHQAQANPVKALKTAWREGNPKIGAAAGYIGLAGAIVMLSFYSIVAGWMLSHALDPLAQMAELDAAHQFLSGDSMLRNFIFTPLMLILTASIILKGVKSGIEAWSRRLMPLLLVLLLCLIGYMATLDGAAEGFRTYLVPDFSKISDPDLIIAAMGQAFFSLSLGVGCMMIYGSYLKPNENLPKLTFSVAMLDTSVAFLAGLLIIPAIFVAQQNGVQVFQDGKLIGEGRLIFAILPELFTNMGEMGLLVSLTFFVLMSIASVTSTISSTEIPVSFLVENHGFKRKQATWLVTLVILLASSTIILNFDWLFELVISLFTQYQLPLMGLFYFITVGWVWKRGNQLHLESRGAHYWFAQYVRFVCPVLMTAVFINVALAK, from the coding sequence ATGGCTCATACGCGCGATGGATTTCAAAGCCGACTTGGCTTTGTGTTAGCAGCAGCTGGTGCGGCTGTTGGACTTGGTAACATTTGGGGATTTCCCACACAAGCTGCAAACCACGGTGGCGGTGCATTTTTACTGGTTTATTTTGCGGTGATTTTCTTACTCGCATTACCTGCACTTTACACAGAATTGTATTTAGGCCATCAGGCACAAGCAAACCCAGTTAAAGCACTCAAAACAGCCTGGCGTGAAGGTAATCCGAAAATAGGGGCCGCGGCGGGTTATATCGGCCTTGCTGGTGCTATCGTGATGCTAAGCTTTTACTCCATTGTGGCTGGATGGATGCTGTCTCATGCACTTGATCCTCTTGCGCAAATGGCAGAATTAGATGCCGCACACCAGTTTCTTAGCGGTGACTCGATGCTTAGAAACTTTATCTTTACGCCATTGATGTTAATTCTGACTGCGAGCATTATTCTCAAAGGCGTAAAATCAGGCATAGAAGCCTGGTCGCGCAGACTCATGCCGTTGTTGCTGGTATTACTGCTTTGCCTTATTGGTTATATGGCGACTTTAGATGGCGCTGCAGAAGGGTTTAGAACGTATTTAGTTCCGGACTTTTCAAAAATTAGTGATCCTGATTTGATCATCGCGGCGATGGGGCAGGCATTCTTTTCGTTGTCGTTGGGAGTGGGCTGCATGATGATTTATGGCTCGTACTTAAAACCGAACGAAAATCTACCTAAGCTCACGTTTAGTGTTGCAATGCTAGACACCAGTGTCGCATTTTTGGCCGGTTTACTTATTATCCCTGCTATATTTGTTGCGCAGCAAAATGGTGTTCAAGTATTTCAAGACGGCAAATTAATCGGTGAAGGCCGGTTGATTTTTGCCATTTTACCCGAGCTATTTACCAATATGGGGGAAATGGGGTTATTAGTTAGCCTGACTTTCTTTGTGCTTATGTCTATTGCGTCGGTAACTTCTACCATTTCTTCAACAGAAATTCCGGTATCGTTCTTGGTTGAAAACCATGGCTTTAAACGTAAACAAGCGACTTGGTTGGTTACGTTAGTTATCTTATTAGCATCGAGCACGATTATTCTAAATTTTGATTGGCTGTTCGAATTGGTGATCAGTCTCTTCACGCAATATCAGCTACCATTGATGGGACTCTTCTACTTTATTACTGTTGGCTGGGTTTGGAAACGCGGTAATCAGCTTCACTTAGAATCCCGTGGTGCACATTACTGGTTTGCTCAATATGTTAGATTTGTTTGCCCAGTCTTGATGACCGCAGTATTTATTAACGTAGCACTTGCAAAGTAG
- a CDS encoding DUF2989 domain-containing protein translates to MAFKKSLVFAALLLAGCDDTLTLNQVCSETPGFCEDLNTDSHCKDERASLIYARYHEYKSPTDENKYDLLQNLESYNLCVSRAAKIEHIKLKEKTTSRVEGHLTALKEMTRIYNETKDSNHPGLLYYHWSRNNDRTAMNKLLNMQDDSRVQNDPEIQLFLAEFYAKVDDDKTVDILYRVLELNKSGHTPNPEVYSSLVSIFYKHEKYKHAYTFARVAQLSGVEDIDIIPVTNQLASMGKDLANLDSLAQRTYESIQAGEFVSPRDF, encoded by the coding sequence ATGGCGTTTAAAAAGTCGCTAGTTTTTGCAGCGTTACTACTTGCTGGTTGCGACGACACCCTAACATTGAACCAAGTGTGTAGCGAAACGCCTGGTTTTTGTGAAGACTTAAATACAGACAGTCACTGTAAAGACGAACGTGCGTCGCTTATCTACGCGCGCTACCACGAATACAAGTCGCCGACGGACGAAAACAAATATGACTTGTTGCAAAATTTAGAAAGCTACAACCTATGTGTTTCTCGCGCCGCCAAAATTGAGCACATCAAGTTAAAAGAAAAAACCACTTCACGAGTGGAAGGTCATCTTACCGCACTAAAAGAAATGACACGTATTTATAATGAAACAAAAGACAGTAACCACCCAGGCCTACTTTATTATCATTGGTCTCGTAACAATGATCGCACTGCAATGAACAAGCTTTTGAATATGCAGGACGACTCTAGAGTGCAAAACGATCCCGAAATTCAGCTTTTCCTCGCAGAGTTTTACGCCAAAGTAGATGATGATAAAACCGTTGATATTCTCTACCGCGTATTAGAGCTGAATAAAAGCGGCCATACCCCTAACCCTGAAGTCTATTCATCTTTAGTCAGTATCTTCTACAAACATGAAAAGTATAAGCACGCATATACGTTTGCCCGAGTGGCTCAGCTTTCTGGGGTTGAAGATATTGATATTATTCCAGTGACAAACCAACTGGCTTCAATGGGAAAAGATTTAGCCAACTTAGATTCATTGGCGCAACGAACTTATGAGAGCATTCAAGCTGGGGAATTCGTTTCCCCACGTGATTTCTGA
- a CDS encoding glyceraldehyde-3-phosphate dehydrogenase — MTLSHEQEYQNSWQERQDYAESMQPLIGRLYRNKGVEISVYGRPLVSASTIDVIKAHKTVARFEERKLRLRESFPFLEVISKMELAPGRVDLGKLAYAYIYKNAGEGRSIEEFLNAELAELLNQGARPEPRDVVLYGFGRIGRLLARLLIERGGSHADLRLRAIVVRGGHDGDLEKRASLLRRDSIHGPFNGSITVDHEKGAIKANGNYIQVIYANSPEEVDYTKYGIENALIVDNTGVWKDEDGLGKHLKSIGASKVLLTAPAKGDIKNIVYGVNNSDIQSEDKIVSAASCTTNAITPVLKALNDKFGIKNGHVETVHSYTNDQNLIDNYHKAERRGRSAALNMVITSTGAAKAVAKALPELAGKLTGNAIRVPTPNVSMAILNLNLGKETTAEELNEFLRESSLYSELRDQIDYTASTEIVSTDLVGSRYAGVVDSKATIVDGDRVVLYVWYDNEFGYSCQVVRVMQDMAEVKFPSLPR, encoded by the coding sequence ATGACCTTATCTCACGAGCAAGAATATCAAAACAGCTGGCAAGAGCGTCAAGATTATGCAGAAAGCATGCAACCCCTAATCGGTCGTCTATACCGTAATAAAGGCGTTGAAATCTCTGTATATGGTCGTCCTCTTGTGAGCGCAAGCACCATTGATGTTATCAAAGCACACAAAACAGTAGCACGCTTTGAAGAGCGCAAACTACGTCTTCGTGAAAGCTTTCCATTCTTAGAAGTGATCAGCAAAATGGAATTAGCACCAGGTCGCGTTGACCTTGGTAAGCTAGCTTATGCCTACATTTATAAAAATGCAGGTGAAGGTCGCTCAATCGAAGAGTTTTTAAATGCAGAACTTGCAGAATTACTAAACCAAGGTGCACGTCCAGAACCTCGTGACGTCGTTCTTTATGGTTTTGGTCGCATTGGCCGTTTATTAGCACGCCTACTTATCGAACGTGGCGGCTCTCACGCTGATTTACGCCTACGTGCAATCGTTGTTCGCGGTGGCCACGATGGTGATCTTGAGAAACGTGCAAGTTTACTGCGCCGTGACTCAATTCATGGTCCTTTCAATGGTTCAATCACAGTAGACCATGAAAAAGGTGCGATTAAAGCAAACGGTAACTACATTCAAGTTATCTACGCAAACTCACCTGAAGAAGTAGATTACACAAAATACGGTATTGAAAACGCACTTATCGTAGATAATACAGGTGTTTGGAAAGACGAAGATGGCTTAGGTAAACACCTTAAGTCAATCGGTGCGTCCAAAGTGCTACTTACAGCGCCAGCTAAAGGTGACATCAAAAACATCGTTTATGGTGTTAACAACTCAGACATTCAGTCTGAAGACAAGATTGTTTCTGCAGCAAGCTGTACAACTAACGCAATCACACCGGTATTAAAAGCACTTAACGACAAGTTTGGTATTAAGAATGGCCACGTTGAGACGGTTCACTCTTACACCAATGACCAAAACTTGATCGACAACTACCACAAAGCTGAGCGTCGTGGTCGTAGTGCAGCATTGAACATGGTTATTACTTCAACCGGTGCTGCAAAAGCGGTTGCTAAAGCACTTCCAGAGCTTGCTGGTAAACTAACTGGTAACGCAATCCGTGTACCAACACCAAACGTATCAATGGCAATTCTTAACCTAAATCTAGGTAAAGAAACAACCGCTGAAGAGCTAAATGAATTCCTTCGCGAGTCTTCACTTTACTCTGAACTGCGTGACCAGATTGACTACACAGCATCAACAGAAATCGTGTCTACTGACCTTGTGGGTAGTCGTTATGCAGGTGTGGTTGACTCAAAAGCAACCATCGTTGATGGCGACCGTGTAGTACTTTACGTATGGTACGATAACGAGTTTGGTTACAGCTGTCAGGTTGTACGTGTAATGCAGGACATGGCGGAAGTAAAATTCCCGAGCCTACCTCGCTAA
- a CDS encoding M14 family metallopeptidase, translating into MRITSNFDSGNIKVVKAESPADIQLEINKDNESDFFQWFHFRLESTPFLEHKIHINQLLNSAYPEGWDDYHAVASYDRQTWFRVPTRYENGTLTIDFEPECAHTYFAYFAPYSYERHLDLVYWAQAHDACVVETLGQTLDGRDMSLLTIGEPSDEKKKIWITARQHPGETMAEWFVEGLLHKLLDDEDPHTAALLSKAVFYVVPNMNPDGSVRGHLRTNAKGVNLNREWQTPTLENSPEVYYVLNKMHETGLDMYLDIHGDEALPYNFVAGSEGIPSYDERLQRLEESFKAALLTITPEFQDEFGYDKDAPGEANLTVASCAVGEAFKALAYTVEMPFKDNANLPDPYFGWSDRRSYQFGQDTLAAILNVVDDLR; encoded by the coding sequence ATGCGCATTACGAGTAATTTCGATAGTGGTAATATCAAGGTGGTAAAAGCAGAATCACCTGCAGATATTCAACTAGAAATCAATAAAGACAATGAGTCTGACTTTTTTCAATGGTTTCACTTTAGACTTGAGTCTACGCCTTTTTTAGAGCACAAAATTCATATCAACCAACTACTGAACTCAGCATATCCAGAAGGTTGGGATGACTATCACGCGGTTGCATCTTACGATCGTCAAACTTGGTTCCGTGTGCCAACCCGTTATGAGAATGGCACATTAACTATCGATTTTGAGCCTGAATGTGCTCACACCTACTTTGCTTATTTTGCTCCTTATAGTTATGAGCGTCATTTAGACCTAGTCTACTGGGCTCAAGCCCACGACGCGTGCGTTGTAGAGACTCTAGGTCAAACGCTTGACGGCCGTGATATGAGCTTACTCACTATTGGTGAGCCGTCAGATGAGAAGAAAAAGATTTGGATCACGGCGCGTCAGCACCCGGGTGAAACGATGGCAGAATGGTTTGTTGAAGGTCTACTTCACAAACTATTGGATGACGAAGATCCACATACCGCTGCACTGTTATCGAAAGCGGTATTTTATGTCGTGCCAAATATGAATCCGGACGGCAGCGTTCGTGGCCATCTTCGCACTAATGCAAAAGGCGTAAACCTTAACCGTGAATGGCAAACGCCAACACTTGAGAACTCACCTGAAGTTTATTATGTATTAAATAAAATGCATGAAACTGGGCTGGATATGTACCTAGATATTCATGGTGATGAAGCACTACCGTATAACTTCGTTGCGGGCAGTGAAGGTATTCCGAGTTATGATGAGCGCCTACAGCGTTTGGAAGAATCTTTTAAGGCGGCACTGTTAACTATCACACCTGAGTTCCAAGATGAATTTGGTTACGACAAAGATGCACCGGGTGAAGCAAATCTTACCGTTGCTTCGTGTGCTGTTGGTGAAGCGTTCAAAGCGTTGGCCTATACCGTTGAAATGCCGTTTAAGGACAATGCAAATCTGCCGGATCCTTACTTCGGCTGGTCAGACCGACGTTCATATCAGTTTGGTCAAGACACGTTAGCTGCAATCTTAAATGTGGTTGATGACTTAAGATAA
- a CDS encoding alanine/glycine:cation symporter family protein yields MDALGSLLDSLDGMLGGSPWFPYVLLGVGLFFTIYLKFPQIRYFKHACKVVTGKYDKKGLEGDTTHFQALATALSGTVGTGNIGGVALAISIGGPAALFWMWMTAFFGMTTKFVEVTLSHKYRVQTDDGTMAGGPMYYMDRRLNMKWLAVLFAIATVISSFGTGSLPQINNIAQGMEATFGFAPMATGAVLSILLALVILGGIKRIAAITSRVVPLMAAIYILGSFAVIFYNVENIVPSFLSVFTDAFTGSAAAGGFLGASFAYAFNRGVNRGLFSNEAGQGSAPIAHASAKADEPVSEGMVSILEPFIDTIIICTLTGLVILSSGVWTEKFETHFERSSMVILDGKYDESNQQDRDALYAYLNGKKEHNVKPFNGEIEVVQGKAVTENFTVIHSRSIGEQVRFGITERHKYTGTVEVKDGLPTDNSISVIGYSLVHSAELTTKAFTRGYLGENGKYIVSIGLLLFAFSTAIAWSYYGDRAMIYLLGSRSVMPYRVFYVAGFFWASFADTTLVWKLAAVAIVVMTLPNLFGILLLRKEMKSSVKEYWEDFNKEHKQ; encoded by the coding sequence GTGGATGCGTTAGGCAGCTTATTAGATAGCTTAGATGGAATGTTAGGTGGTTCACCTTGGTTCCCGTATGTACTGTTAGGGGTAGGTTTATTTTTTACAATCTACTTGAAATTTCCACAGATCAGATATTTCAAACATGCGTGTAAAGTCGTTACCGGTAAATATGATAAAAAAGGCCTAGAAGGCGATACCACGCACTTCCAAGCACTCGCAACGGCACTCTCTGGCACGGTTGGTACTGGTAATATTGGTGGGGTGGCGCTGGCAATTTCAATCGGTGGACCAGCAGCATTATTTTGGATGTGGATGACGGCCTTTTTTGGTATGACAACCAAATTTGTGGAAGTTACGCTATCGCATAAATACCGCGTACAAACAGATGATGGCACAATGGCTGGTGGTCCAATGTACTATATGGATCGTCGCCTAAACATGAAATGGCTAGCGGTATTATTTGCAATTGCCACTGTGATTAGCTCATTTGGTACAGGTAGTTTGCCGCAGATCAACAACATTGCTCAAGGCATGGAAGCGACTTTTGGTTTTGCGCCTATGGCCACAGGTGCGGTGCTTTCTATTCTACTTGCTTTGGTTATTCTTGGTGGTATCAAGCGCATTGCTGCCATCACTTCTCGCGTTGTGCCATTAATGGCTGCGATTTATATTCTTGGTTCTTTTGCCGTTATTTTCTACAACGTTGAGAATATCGTTCCTTCTTTCCTTTCTGTATTTACAGATGCCTTTACGGGCTCTGCGGCAGCGGGTGGTTTCTTAGGGGCTTCTTTTGCGTATGCATTCAACCGTGGGGTTAACCGAGGTTTGTTTTCTAACGAAGCGGGTCAAGGTTCAGCACCAATCGCGCACGCTTCGGCAAAAGCCGATGAGCCAGTGTCTGAAGGTATGGTTTCAATTCTTGAACCGTTTATTGACACAATCATTATCTGTACCTTGACGGGATTGGTTATTTTGTCATCGGGTGTGTGGACTGAAAAGTTCGAAACCCATTTTGAGCGCTCGTCTATGGTTATCTTAGACGGTAAATATGACGAATCGAATCAACAAGACCGAGATGCATTGTACGCCTATTTGAATGGTAAAAAAGAGCACAATGTCAAACCTTTCAATGGTGAGATTGAAGTCGTACAGGGTAAGGCGGTAACAGAAAACTTTACCGTGATCCACTCGCGTTCTATTGGTGAGCAAGTACGTTTTGGTATTACAGAGCGTCACAAGTACACGGGTACCGTCGAAGTGAAAGACGGCTTGCCAACAGACAACAGTATCAGCGTGATTGGGTATTCTTTGGTGCACTCGGCAGAGCTGACAACCAAAGCATTTACCCGAGGTTATTTGGGCGAAAATGGTAAATACATCGTTTCGATTGGTTTGTTGTTATTCGCGTTTTCTACGGCAATTGCATGGTCATACTATGGCGACCGCGCGATGATTTATCTTCTAGGTAGTCGTTCGGTCATGCCATATCGCGTGTTCTATGTTGCAGGTTTCTTCTGGGCGTCGTTTGCTGATACGACACTGGTGTGGAAGTTGGCTGCAGTGGCCATCGTCGTGATGACGTTACCTAACTTATTTGGTATTTTACTGCTCAGAAAAGAAATGAAATCTTCGGTTAAAGAATACTGGGAAGATTTCAACAAAGAACACAAACAGTGA
- a CDS encoding YeaC family protein codes for MNVDSLVQNITPEVFERLQYGASTGKWPDGTPLSDAQKEQTVQLVMLYQAKVAKSNEQFTINEKGEMVQKSKRELQQEFKADNEIARFSENDL; via the coding sequence ATGAATGTAGATAGCTTAGTTCAAAATATTACCCCTGAAGTATTCGAGCGTTTGCAATATGGTGCGTCAACCGGAAAGTGGCCTGATGGTACGCCGCTAAGTGATGCGCAAAAAGAGCAAACTGTGCAGTTGGTCATGCTATATCAAGCAAAAGTAGCTAAGTCCAATGAGCAGTTCACCATCAACGAAAAAGGTGAAATGGTGCAAAAATCCAAACGCGAATTACAACAAGAATTCAAAGCCGACAATGAAATAGCTAGGTTCAGTGAAAATGATCTTTAA